A single Glycine soja cultivar W05 chromosome 14, ASM419377v2, whole genome shotgun sequence DNA region contains:
- the LOC114384955 gene encoding esterase-like, which yields MRSTLLLAYTHTYIYEDTQTKVPLSLSRIMSPMEFHSITKFHNIPLVSSSLVILCIATTILNNPAMATKQYYCDFPAIFNFGASNADTGGLAASFFVAAPKSPNGETYFHRPAGRFSDGRLIIDFLAQSFGLPYLSPYLDSLGTNFSRGASFATAGSTIIPQQSFRSSPFSLGVQYSQFQRFKPTTQFIREQGGVFATLMPKEEYFHEALYTFDIGQNDLTAGFFGNMTLQQFNATIPDIIKSFTSNIKNIYNMGARSFWIHNTGPIGCLPLILANFPSAERDSYDCAKAYNEVAQSFNHNLKEALAQLRTELPLAAITYVDIYSAKYLLFKNPKKYGFELPHVACCGYGGTYNFSQSVGCGGTIQVNGTNIVVGSCERPSVRVVWDGTHYTEAANKVVFDLISSGAFTDPPIPLKRACKRNFT from the exons ATGAGGTCAACGCTTTTGTtagcatacacacacacatatatatatgaagacaCACAAACCAAAGTACCTTTGTCCCTCTCCAGAATAATGTCTCCAATGGAGTTTCATAGCATTACCAAGTTTCACAATATCCCACTTGTGTCTTCTTCTCTTGTGATTTTATGTATTGCTACCACTATACTGAATAACCCTGCAATGGCCACAAAGCAATATTATTGTGATTTCCCTGCCATCTTTAACTTTGGTGCCTCAAACGCTGACACTGGTGGCTTGGCTGCTTCATTTTTTGTTGCTGCACCAAAATCACCAAATGGAGAAACCTATTTTCATAGACCTGCTGGAAGGTTCTCTGATGGTCGACTCATTATTGATTTCTTag CACAGAGTTTTGGACTCCCTTATCTGAGTCCATATCTTGATTCGCTGGGGACCAACTTCTCCCGTGGCGCAAGCTTTGCAACAGCAGGATCCACAATCATACCCCAACAAAGTTTTAGATCCAGTCCTTTCTCCCTTGGAGTTCAGTACTCGCAATTCCAACGTTTTAAACCCACTACACAGTTCATTAGAGAGCAAg GTGGGGTATTTGCAACACTGATGCCAAAAGAAGAGTATTTTCATGAAGCTTTATACACATTTGATATAGGCCAAAATGATCTTACAGCTGGCTTTTTTGGTAACATGACCCTACAGCAATTTAATGCTACTATACCTGATATAATCAAAAGTTTCACATCAAATATAAAG AACATATACAACATGGGGGCCAGATCATTTTGGATACACAACACAGGACCCATTGGTTGCCTCCCTTTAATTTTGGCCAATTTTCCATCTGCTGAAAGGGATAGCTATGATTGCGCAAAGGCATATAATGAGGTGGCTCAGTCTTTTAACCACAATTTGAAGGAAGCCTTAGCTCAACTTCGTACGGAGCTTCCTTTGGCTGCAATTACATATGTAGATATCTACTCTGCTAAGTACTTGCTATTCAAAAACCCAAAGAAATATG GCTTTGAACTCCCGCATGTTGCTTGTTGTGGCTATGGAGGGACGTACAACTTCAGCCAGAGTGTTGGATGTGGAGGAACCATACAGGTCAATGGCACAAATATTGTTGTGGGTTCATGCGAAAGACCATCTGTTAGAGTGGTATGGGATGGAACCCACTACACTGAAGCAGCTAACAAGGTTGTCTTTGATTTAATCTCTTCTGGGGCTTTCACAGATCCGCCCATTCCCTTGAAAAGGGCATGTAAGAGAAATTTCACATAA